A window of Maioricimonas rarisocia genomic DNA:
TGGGGCGGCATGCACTCAACTTCGCCGACTGCGTGGCGGTCTGCGACGTCGACGCGCTGCATCTGGACGAGGCCCGGGACATCGTCAAACGGGAACAGTCGAAGAAAGGCCGTGATGTGGCGGTCGCGATGTACGAAGATTATCGCGAACTGCTCGACCGCGGTGATCTGGACATCGTGACGATCGTCACGCCGGACCACTGGCATTCGAAGATCGCCATCGACGCGATGCGGGCCGGGCTGGACGTCTACTGCGAGAAGCCGCTGACGCTGACGATCAATGAAGGGAAGCAGATCATCTCGGTTCTCAACGAGACGCAGCGGGTGTTCCAGGTGGGAACCCAGCAGCGGACCGAGATGGGACAGCGGTTCCTGCAGGCGATTGCGATGATCCGCGACGGCCGGATTGGGGACGTGCAGAAAGTCACCTGCGATATCGGCGGCGCGCCGACCAGTGGTGAGATTCCCGTCGTCGACGTGCCGCGGGGCCTGAACTGGGACATGTGGCTCGGTCAGGCACCGATGGTCGACTTCCGCTTCAAGGAAGGGGGCCGCTGGGGCAACAGTCGCTGCCACTACGAGTTCCGCTGGTGGTACGAATACTCGGGCGGAAAGATGACCGACTGGGGTGCTCATCACGTCGATATCGCCCAGTGGGCGATCGAGCAGAACGGTGACGGTCAGGGCCCGGTTTCGGTCGAACCGGTCTCGGTCGAGCATCCGGTGCCGTTCGAGAACGGCTACCCGACGCAGCCGGATCAGTACAACACCGCGACGAAGTTCGAAGTGAAGGTGATGTTCGAGAACGGCGTCGAAATGCGGATCGTCAGCAATTCGAGCGACGGAAACGGGATTCTGTTCGAGGGAACGAAGGGTCGGTTCCACGTCAGCCGTGGCCGCATGAGAGGTGGCCCGGTCGAAGAACTCGAGAGCAACCCGCTGCCGGACGGTGCCGTCGCGGAAGTGTACGGCGGCCGCAAACCGACCAGCCATATGGAGAACTTCATCGAATGTGTGAAGACACGTTCGCAGCCGATCTCGGACGTCTGGTCGCACCACCGGGCAATGACGACCTGTCACCTGTCGAATATCGCGATGCGGCTGGGCCGGACCCTGAATTGGGATCCGGAGAGCGAACAGATCGTCGGTGACTCGGACGCCCAGCAGTGGCAGGGGCGAGAGCAGCGTAAAGGGTACGAGATCGACGTGCCCGTCTAAGCGACGGTCTCAGGTTTTCAGCGATGAGCATGCTCGCCTTCCGGGGCGGGCATGCTTTTTTATGGGGGGGACGGAACTGGCGGATGAGGTCACGCAGGAATCCCTGCCCGAATACCAGCACGAAGCGCCAGCGAGTGCACGGGCCGACAGGAATGTCTGCCTCACCTGAGGAACCTGAAGTGCGCCGGGTGCCATGCTCTCACGCCGCTGGCGGGTGAGCATGCATGACACATCGGAATGGTGGGGTACGCTTCGCTAACCCACGCAACAGTCCTGGAGAGCGTGCCCCGGCAGCACACGGCTCGCAGAGCCGTGGCGCCCTGCATCGTCCGCACATCGGACGCAACCAGCCTGCGAATGGTGAGTCGCCTGCGGCGACAGCACCCTACATTTCGGATGCCCCGCGCGTGAAGGCGGTGCCACTGTAGGGTGTGTCACGACCGGTGGGAGAACGCGGCAGGTGGTGAGGCTTTCGAGTATCTTTGTCCAAGCCGACTGGCTGTGTTGGTGGTCGTGACGCACCATCGCTGGTTGTGAGGAGACCATCAACAGATGAGCGGTGCGTCGCCTGCGGCGACAGCCCCCTACCCCGCTGTGCCACCCGCGAAACCTGGAGAGTGTGCCCCGGCAGCACACGGCTCGCAGAGCCGTGGCACGCTGCATCGTCCGCACATCGGACGCAACCAGCCTGCGAATGGTGAGTCGCCTGCGGCGACAGCACCCTACATCTCGGATGCCCCGCGCGTGAAGGCGGTGCCACTGTAGGGTGTGTCACGACCGGTGGGAGAACGCGGCAGGTGGTGAGGCTTTCGAGTATCTTTGTCCAAGCCGACTGGCTGTGTTGGTGGTCGTGACGCACCATCGCTGGTTGTGAGGAGACCATCAACAGATGAGCGGTGCGTCGCCTGCGGCGACAGCCCCCTACCCCGTTGTGCCACCTCGCTGGGGGCTTGCCTTCGGCTCGCCCCCAGTTGCACAGACGCTCGAATACCAGCACGAAGCGCCAGTGAATGCACGGGCCGACAGGAATGTCTGCCCCACCTGGCTTCGTTCGCCGGGTGTCATGCTCTCACGCCGCAGGCGGGTGAGCATGCATGACACATCGGAATGGTGGGTTACGCTTCGCTAACCCACCCTACTGCCCTGGAGAGCGTGCCCGTGGCACCCTGCCCCCTCGGGAGATCGGACGACCCTGCGGGAAAAAAGAAAGCCCACCGGCGGCAACCGGTGGGCTTGATCGTCGAATCAGTCGCGATGCGTGGAGGCTACTTGCCGGCCTCTTCGCTGACTTTCTCTTCGGTCTCCTGAGCCTTGGCGAAGTCACCCGCCACGACGAGCGCGAACTTGTCGAGGTCGACCCACTTCTGCATCACGTTGAGGATGTCTTCGGTCGTCAGCGCCCGGACAGCCTGCTCCCGCTCGGAATAGTAGCTCATGTCGCGGTCGGCTTCGAGCGTCCGGGAGAGCACTGCAGCAAGCTGGGCATCGTCCGAACGCTCAATCTTCTGGCGTTCGATGTAGCCCTGCTGGGCCGCCTGCAGCTCTTCCGCCGAGACTCCTTCTTCCAGCATGCGCTGGACTTCTTCCCGAATCGCCACCTCGACCTTGCCGATGTTCGCGGGGTTGGTGATGGCGTACAGAAGCATCGTCGTCCGTTCATCGAGGGCATAGCCGCGAACGAACGATCCCACGCCGTACGAAAGCCCCTCCTTCTGGCGCACCCGGTCGGCCAGACGCGACGAGAGACCACTTCCGCCGAGGATGTAGTTGCCGATCACCAGGGCCGGATAGTCAGGGTCGGTGTCGTCGAGCGGAAAGACAGTGCCGGCCAGGTAGATCGCATTCTCTTTGTCGGGCGTTTCGATCACTTCGCGCTCGGCATTGACCGCAACATCACCCGGACGGGGAATGCGGGCATACGGCTGTCCGGCCTTCCAGCCTTCGACCGCTTTCTCGAAAGCCTGTGTCACTTCGGCCGGATCGAAATCGCCGACGGCAGCCAGTTCACCATGCTCGCCTCCCAGATAGTCGGAGTACAGCTTCTGGACTTCGTCGCGGGTGAGACTCTTCCAGCGCTGGATCTCTTCTTCAATCGTGGGGACGTAGCGAACGTCATCCTGCGGATAGTCGCTCACTTTTCGCGAGACCGCGGTGCGGGCCAGTCCGGTCGGGTCGGTCAGCTGCTGCTCGAGGTTTGCGATCTTCTGATTACGGATGATCTCGAGCTGGTCTTCCGGCAGGGACGGATCACGAAGGATCTGCCGGAGCAGTTCGAGCACGTTGGGCAGCGACTCGCGGCGGGTTTCGATGGAGAAGCTTGCCTCTCCCGGAGTGCCGCTGGGAACGATGCGGGCCCGGTTCTTGTCCAGTTCGTCCTGAATCTGCTGCCGGGTCATGGTGCTCGTGCCCCTCAGCATCAGGCTGGGGAGCAGCTCGGCAGCGGTATTCAGCCCCTGCAGGTTCTCGAGGTTGCCGTACCGCAGCGTCAGCCGCAGGTGCACCGACTCGCCTCGCGTCTTCTTGGGAAGCAGTGCGACGTCGAGCCCGCTGCTGAGCTGCGTGCGCGTCGTCCGTTCCTCGATGTTCGCTGGCGAGACGTCGAAGGCTTCGCCGACGGCCAGAGCTTCGCGGCCCTTGTAGTCGCCGATCATGGCGGCCAGTTCGGGAGTCTCGGGAACGGTGACGCGCTGTGCCTTCTCGGTTGGCAGGAACATTCCGGCCGTGCGGTTATTCTGCCGCAGATAGTGCTTCGCGACCCGCTCGACACTCTCGACAGTCACTTCTTCGAGACGGTCGCGGTACAGGAAGAGCAGCCGCCAGTCCCCTTGAGCCGCCCATTCACTGAGCTGGATGGCGATGCGGCTCGAGTCGGCGACCGCCAGCTCCCATTCCTTGAGCCAGTACCGCTTCGAGCGCTCAACCTGTTCTTCGGTGACTCCTTCTTCGCCGACCGACTCGACGATTTCGAGGATCGTCGTCAGCACATCCTGCGGATCGTTGCCCGGCGTGACCTCGGCCATGAACCGGAGGACGCCCGGATCATGCAGGGCATACGCAGCACCGGAGATGCTGGCGGCACGGCGTGTTTCGACGAGGGCTTTGTACAGCAGTCCCGAGGGAGCACCCGTGAGAATGTGCTCGAGCACGTCGATGGAGACGTAGTCGGGATGGGCACCGGACGAGATGTGGTACATCGCTCCGACGAGGGCCACGTCTCCGACACGACGCAGCTTGACGATTCGCTCGCCATCCTGGGCCGGCTCTTCGGTGTAGGTCTGTTCCAGCTCCCGTTCCGGTCGCGGAATCTCACCGAAGTACTTCTGGGTGAATTCCAGAGCCTTCTCGGGATCGAACTGCCCGGCAATGATCAGCATCGCGTTATCGGGCTGATAGTACTTGCGGTAGAAGCGACGGAGGCTTTCGACCGGGACGCGCTCGATGTCGGCACGGTTTCCGATCGTCGATTTTCCGTAGTTGTGCCACTCGTACGCGGCCGAAAACATCCGCTGGTTGAGAATTCGTGAGGGGGAGTTCTCGCCCCGCTCGAACTCGTTGCGGACGACCGTCATTTCGGACTCGAGGTCCTCGCCGCGGACGTAGCTGTTGACCATCCGATCGGCTTCGAGACGGATGGCAAATTCGAGGTTTTCTTCGCTGGCCGGCAGCGTTTCGAAGTAGTTGGTCCGATCCAGCCAGGTCGTACCGTTGTACTCCGCCCCGTGCTCGCGGAGCGCCTCAGGGACATCCGGGTGAGCGGGCGTCCCCTTGAACAGCATGTGTTCGAGCAGGTGAGCCATCCCGGCTTCACCGTACCCTTCGTGCCGCGAGCCGACGAACACGGTCAGGTTGACCGTCACTTTCGGCTTTGAGGGGTCTGGGAAGAGGAGGACCCGCAGTCCGTTGTCGAGCTTGAACTCGGCAATGCCTTCGACGGCAGTGACGAACTGGGGCGGGGCGGCAACTCCATTTGTGGGTGTCGACATGATCAATCCTGCGACGAGCGCAAGTGCGGCGACAATTGAAGCTTTCGGCATGGACGGGATCCTTGATCCGTAATGCAGAAGTGCGATCCTTCGAGACCGGGCAACGTGTGCTGGAATCGTATCAGTGCCCGCGCGGCTTGGGAACAGTTGAATTGCCGTTGTTATGCAGTCTGTTCTGTCGTTCGACTCGGTCGAAGCTGCCCGGTCAACGCCTTTTCGCCCAGGCAACCACGCCTCCCGCCCCCATTCCGGCGATGAGGCCGACCACGTGGGCCACGTTGGCCACCGGTCCGACCAGGCCGGTCATGCAGATCACAAGCCAGACGAGGAAGAAGGTGACGGTCGTTCTGGGGAGCCAGATGCCGAAGTGCGGATCGAGACGGCCGCGAACCCACAGATAGCCGAAGAGCCCGAAGCCGACGCCCGACATGCCGCCGAACTGCGGACCGCTCTCGTAGAACTGCCCCAGGTTCGAGGGGACTGCCGTCAGCAGAATCAGCAGCACGAACCGCCATGTTCCGATCCGCTGCTCGATCCAGCTTCCGAACAGGTACGTCCAGTACATGTTCATGATCAGGTGCAGAGGCGAGAAGTGCAGAAAGATCGGAGTGACCAGTCGCCAGACCTGCCCCTGGGTCACTTCGGCCGGCCGCTTGCTCCACATGATGTAGTCGGGACCGCCATTGGACTCCCCTTCGTAGATCTTCGTGACCGTCAGCGCATTTCGGACCGGTTCGAGTTTGCGACCGAATTCCGATCCCATCGTCGCCAGGACGCTGCCGACGATCAGAATCAGCGTCACGGGAATCCGCTGGTAGAGCGGACGGTTCCACTTGCGTCGGAGATCGATCGAGCGTTTGCGGGCCTCGAGATCTTCGGCCAGTTCGGCTTCACGCTTGCGTCGCGCCTCGTCGACCGCGTTGCGGTAACGTTCGGCCTGCGGATCATCGAGAAACGTCGTCAGTTCCTTGCGGGCATCGTCGAGCCGGTCTTCGTCGTAGACCCAGACGGCCCAGCCGCCGTCGGCCGCGTCAAGTTGAACCTTGATGTCGCGGGTGAGGAGATAGTCCCGAAACGTCTGCGCCTCCTGCTCGTGCGGGACAATTCCAATGCGTCGCATATGTACGATTCCGTTCGGTCTTCGGTGGGACAGGGGGGCGGGGTGACGACTTCGGGCGAGCGCAGTTTGCTCAGGCGTGGAGTTCCACGACATCCCTGTCACACAAGGGGAAATCCCGACCGACGGTCTGGCCGTCCAGTTCGTTGTCTCGCCAGACGCGGGCAAATTTCAACGAATCCGCGAGTTCCCGGTGGATCTTTCCGGCCAGGTCTTCGACCAGACCGCCACGAGGGATCGTGAACGGCGCGTCGTAGTCCGCCGGCTTTCCCGGGCGTTTCGTGTAAATCCGCGCCACACCGAGCGCATCGTAGATCGTGCGTCTCAGGCTTTCCACCGACTCCGCCCGCTCGAGTTCGACCCGATCGACCGCAAACGGCAGCGCGACCACCTCGCGAAACAGCTCGAGCCGGGTCGCGACATCCGGGTCGTCGCCACGGGTCACGAGAAGCCGCGTGTTGACGTGCACGACCGAATAATCGTCCTCGTCGAAGCCGGAGTGTGCGTCGAGGACGGTCTTGCGGGCAGCAAACTGCTCGAGTACGGCTGCGGTCTCGTCCGGAGCATCGTCCGAACTGCCGTCGAAACAGAGCAGGACCAGGTCGGCTGACCGCACGAATCCCACCAGATACGGCTCGAGGTGGCTCTCGGAGACAGGTGGGGTGTCGATCAGCTGGATCGTGACGTCCTCGAAGGTCATCATCGCCGGCATCGGCTCGCGCGTCGAATACGGGTACGGAGCGACTTCCGGCTCGGCATTCGTCAGCTCGGCGAGGATGCGGCTCTTTCCCGAATTGGGCGGCCCGAGGACGATTACGGTTCCGGCCCCCTGACGGGGAATGCGATACCGCTTGCCCCCCTTCTGGGAGGATTTCTCTTCCTGCTGTGACTCACGGGCTTCCTTGAGTCGCGACTTGAGGTCGGCCTGGAGCTTTTCTGTCCCCTTGTGTTTAGGGATCAGCTGCAGCATCCGCTCCAGGCAGGCAACCCGTTCCTGCGGAGACTGGGCTCGCCGGTACTCCTCTTCGGCTTTCTGGTACTGGGGTGTCAGGTTGGCCGGCATCAGCAGCATCCTGTCAGCATCGACGTCACCGCACGGACGTCGTGACTTCGTGAACTGGTCGATTGGTCGAGACCGCAGAGGGTCTCTACTCCATTTCCGGGGCGGGCGGAACCTCGCGCTCAGCATCGCGACGTGCCTGCATGGTGGCCCGCAATCGACGCAACTGGCCGAGCAGAAACCCCTCCGGTCGACGCTCGAGAATCCAGTCGATCGTGTCGATCCCCTCGTCGAGGCGATCGGTGTTGTAGCAGAGCAGCGCTTTCATCAGCCGGTCCTCGGCCGAATCGGGGTTGAGCACGAGGATCGTGTCGATGTACCGCAACGCGGCCTCCGCATCCTGCTCGCGATTCGCCACACCCACGAGATTCCGCAACATTCGCAGCAGGATCTGGCTGGTCGAGTGTGGCTGCAGATACTCCTCGTCCCAGCCACGGCCGGTAAACGACCGCACGAGCTGCTTCGCGTCGTCACGCGAAAGCACCTGCCCGCGGTTGTAGACGTCAATCAACTGCGGGTCACCGTCAGCGGGAGCGTGCTGGACAACGAATCGCCCGGGCAGGCCGATCCCGACGACGTTGAGGCCGGCCCGCCCGGCGATATGCATGTAGAGGACCGAGAGCGTGATCGGCAGCCCCTCGCGATCGTCGATGACCTCGTTGAGGTAGCTGTTCGAGGCGTTGTAGAACTCGGTCCGGCTGCCATGAAAACCGTATTCGTCGAAGAGAAACCTGTTGAGAGCCGCAATGCGATCGGCGGGACTCAGGTTTTCTTCGAGAGACTGAACGAACTCGTCGGCCAGTTCATCGGCCCGCCGCTGGTAGGCGGCGACGTCCAGTTCGTCGTTGTCCAGTGCCGCCAGCAACAGTGCGGCATGCAACAGATTGACGTCGGCCTCGTCCGCCTCGAAGAGCGTTCGCAGTTCGTTTCGGACCTGTCGCTCATGGACGGATCGTGCCAGCTGCCGGATCTTCGCTGCCTGCTGCTCGAGAAGCCGGGCCCGCTGCTCGAGCGCGATGCGTCCGGGGCGACCATGCTCGGCAATCGAGTCGATGAGTTCGACGGACGGATTTCTGCGCGGCGATACGTCCTCGACAAGCTCCGTGACCGCAGCAATCGTGGCGGCATCGGGGTTCCAGGAGGGAATTTCCTCGCCGACAGCGAACTCCTTGAACGTGGCAGTCGTGTGCCGGAACTTGGCGAGACCCACCTGGCCGGACGGGTAGGTACGATCGGTCGATTCGAAAATGAGACGGTCGTTGCAGTAGCAGAGGATGCGGTCTTCTTCGACGCGAACCTTGAGGCGGTTCCAGCCGTCGGGACGGTAGTGCGGGCTTCGGGTCTCCATCAGCACCTGCCAGTCGTAGACGACCGGGCCGTCAAAGCGGCTGAAGCGAAGAGCCCCGCTGCTGGGATAGAAGCCGTAGTGCCGATCGCCACCGTCGGAGTGGATCACCAGGCCGGCCGCTCCGTCCTCCTCGTTGACGCGTACCGTGACGGCCACCTCGAAGGGGACGGCCGGTGTCTCGAGCTGTGACAGACAGAGCGAGCGGCCACCGAAACCTTCGCCGACGCCTTCCACGTGGATTCGTCCGGCCCGTTGTGTCCAGCGGACATCGCCGGGAACCTGCCATTCCTTCGGGTTGAGCCGCCCAATCGTCAGCCAGCGGGCCAGGGCGATCGGGTTGGGTTTCTCAAGCAGCGGCTTGAGGGAATTGATGGTGACCGCGTAGCCGAGATTGTCGGTGACGAGCGATTTGAGCGTGATGATTCCCTGCACGCGTCCCTGTTCGTCGAGAACGGGACCCCCGCTGTTGCCCGGCTCGATCGGGATCGCCAGCTGAATCATCGACATGCCTTCGACGTCTTCCCGAATGCCGGAAACAACGCCGGCGACGACGCTGTGTTCGAGACCCTGCGGGTTGCCGAGAGCCACAATCGGCTGTCCCTGAACGAGTTCGTCGGAGTTCCCCAGTTCGAGCGGCTGCAGTCCCTCGGCATCGACACGAAGGATGGCCAGATCCTGCGACTTCTCGGTCGCGAAGATCTCGACCACGTCGTATTCGGTACCGTCCTTCGAGCGGACGGAGAT
This region includes:
- a CDS encoding Gfo/Idh/MocA family protein is translated as MRSRGVSVNSQSRRQFLQTSTAAAAGSVMPYWFSSRPTLAQEAAKSPNERPVVGCIGTGSRWHAVGRHALNFADCVAVCDVDALHLDEARDIVKREQSKKGRDVAVAMYEDYRELLDRGDLDIVTIVTPDHWHSKIAIDAMRAGLDVYCEKPLTLTINEGKQIISVLNETQRVFQVGTQQRTEMGQRFLQAIAMIRDGRIGDVQKVTCDIGGAPTSGEIPVVDVPRGLNWDMWLGQAPMVDFRFKEGGRWGNSRCHYEFRWWYEYSGGKMTDWGAHHVDIAQWAIEQNGDGQGPVSVEPVSVEHPVPFENGYPTQPDQYNTATKFEVKVMFENGVEMRIVSNSSDGNGILFEGTKGRFHVSRGRMRGGPVEELESNPLPDGAVAEVYGGRKPTSHMENFIECVKTRSQPISDVWSHHRAMTTCHLSNIAMRLGRTLNWDPESEQIVGDSDAQQWQGREQRKGYEIDVPV
- a CDS encoding M16 family metallopeptidase, producing MPKASIVAALALVAGLIMSTPTNGVAAPPQFVTAVEGIAEFKLDNGLRVLLFPDPSKPKVTVNLTVFVGSRHEGYGEAGMAHLLEHMLFKGTPAHPDVPEALREHGAEYNGTTWLDRTNYFETLPASEENLEFAIRLEADRMVNSYVRGEDLESEMTVVRNEFERGENSPSRILNQRMFSAAYEWHNYGKSTIGNRADIERVPVESLRRFYRKYYQPDNAMLIIAGQFDPEKALEFTQKYFGEIPRPERELEQTYTEEPAQDGERIVKLRRVGDVALVGAMYHISSGAHPDYVSIDVLEHILTGAPSGLLYKALVETRRAASISGAAYALHDPGVLRFMAEVTPGNDPQDVLTTILEIVESVGEEGVTEEQVERSKRYWLKEWELAVADSSRIAIQLSEWAAQGDWRLLFLYRDRLEEVTVESVERVAKHYLRQNNRTAGMFLPTEKAQRVTVPETPELAAMIGDYKGREALAVGEAFDVSPANIEERTTRTQLSSGLDVALLPKKTRGESVHLRLTLRYGNLENLQGLNTAAELLPSLMLRGTSTMTRQQIQDELDKNRARIVPSGTPGEASFSIETRRESLPNVLELLRQILRDPSLPEDQLEIIRNQKIANLEQQLTDPTGLARTAVSRKVSDYPQDDVRYVPTIEEEIQRWKSLTRDEVQKLYSDYLGGEHGELAAVGDFDPAEVTQAFEKAVEGWKAGQPYARIPRPGDVAVNAEREVIETPDKENAIYLAGTVFPLDDTDPDYPALVIGNYILGGSGLSSRLADRVRQKEGLSYGVGSFVRGYALDERTTMLLYAITNPANIGKVEVAIREEVQRMLEEGVSAEELQAAQQGYIERQKIERSDDAQLAAVLSRTLEADRDMSYYSEREQAVRALTTEDILNVMQKWVDLDKFALVVAGDFAKAQETEEKVSEEAGK
- a CDS encoding rhomboid family intramembrane serine protease; amino-acid sequence: MRRIGIVPHEQEAQTFRDYLLTRDIKVQLDAADGGWAVWVYDEDRLDDARKELTTFLDDPQAERYRNAVDEARRKREAELAEDLEARKRSIDLRRKWNRPLYQRIPVTLILIVGSVLATMGSEFGRKLEPVRNALTVTKIYEGESNGGPDYIMWSKRPAEVTQGQVWRLVTPIFLHFSPLHLIMNMYWTYLFGSWIEQRIGTWRFVLLILLTAVPSNLGQFYESGPQFGGMSGVGFGLFGYLWVRGRLDPHFGIWLPRTTVTFFLVWLVICMTGLVGPVANVAHVVGLIAGMGAGGVVAWAKRR
- a CDS encoding GTPase, translated to MPANLTPQYQKAEEEYRRAQSPQERVACLERMLQLIPKHKGTEKLQADLKSRLKEARESQQEEKSSQKGGKRYRIPRQGAGTVIVLGPPNSGKSRILAELTNAEPEVAPYPYSTREPMPAMMTFEDVTIQLIDTPPVSESHLEPYLVGFVRSADLVLLCFDGSSDDAPDETAAVLEQFAARKTVLDAHSGFDEDDYSVVHVNTRLLVTRGDDPDVATRLELFREVVALPFAVDRVELERAESVESLRRTIYDALGVARIYTKRPGKPADYDAPFTIPRGGLVEDLAGKIHRELADSLKFARVWRDNELDGQTVGRDFPLCDRDVVELHA
- a CDS encoding transglutaminase family protein: MNRLRWYDAGFTAALALVCLLHLAVPTPVPVRADDASETSTPEAKDDDRLDAALTELIERVQPSIVVISFEGRDGQTKGIGTGFVIREDGLIATNLHVLGEARPISVRSKDGTEYDVVEIFATEKSQDLAILRVDAEGLQPLELGNSDELVQGQPIVALGNPQGLEHSVVAGVVSGIREDVEGMSMIQLAIPIEPGNSGGPVLDEQGRVQGIITLKSLVTDNLGYAVTINSLKPLLEKPNPIALARWLTIGRLNPKEWQVPGDVRWTQRAGRIHVEGVGEGFGGRSLCLSQLETPAVPFEVAVTVRVNEEDGAAGLVIHSDGGDRHYGFYPSSGALRFSRFDGPVVYDWQVLMETRSPHYRPDGWNRLKVRVEEDRILCYCNDRLIFESTDRTYPSGQVGLAKFRHTTATFKEFAVGEEIPSWNPDAATIAAVTELVEDVSPRRNPSVELIDSIAEHGRPGRIALEQRARLLEQQAAKIRQLARSVHERQVRNELRTLFEADEADVNLLHAALLLAALDNDELDVAAYQRRADELADEFVQSLEENLSPADRIAALNRFLFDEYGFHGSRTEFYNASNSYLNEVIDDREGLPITLSVLYMHIAGRAGLNVVGIGLPGRFVVQHAPADGDPQLIDVYNRGQVLSRDDAKQLVRSFTGRGWDEEYLQPHSTSQILLRMLRNLVGVANREQDAEAALRYIDTILVLNPDSAEDRLMKALLCYNTDRLDEGIDTIDWILERRPEGFLLGQLRRLRATMQARRDAEREVPPAPEME